One part of the Streptococcus sp. oral taxon 431 genome encodes these proteins:
- a CDS encoding Spy0128 family protein, with product MIRREQQRFSLRKYKVGVASVFLGTTLSFLMANGSAVKASEIVAQRNPGENTELIDKNQSKESAADVENTVVTESLEATLEPSTPEVKPEEAKSESTEAKSEETKAEKTEEKPSGSSEAKSESSKPVASEPKTVETVVAKPKAEEKTESKPEEKSEPKAELSAVTEATILDTNARATKVEEKPLVDKATLALAAENTVNAGALATDGGRRRRRAATDHNTEALATTTTLKEGETADPDMSDPVGASVRSQNVPSGYQRKEGDVYTFSILDLTRFNQRYNTNYYVRIYKNFSTSTDSVVELIDKNTGAIVETKTITATSGVQQFSTTTAKSNSELTFQVDYQTSTAADKTAQPFLQTGYKVADKIASLVKPGHELTPTEQALYNAVYNARTTTDIINVVEPTYNGRTITDSNFKLPKVVTKSTYYKVVDKANPTYNASKTDTTVQDYEANGNEVELAKYTLTATEGQNFTASGKRQFAGYKLYQEASVDSMTGYVSRPYVVGTKFMDAERAGIKRIKEIVGEDGSVVVRVYLLDPKQQSKRSDGSLSTDGYMLLAETKPIKPGKYNTEDLVVQKTPLYTIPFTVKNGVSYPNGKETAFGFQTASGYTPKKTVFVPFLGDNIGHLSPNEQLEKGNFGIGTNVDFLNGLTPYTETVYYYEKVDPVTYTPEVSKVLEGRTLNDGDFSFTLKQEGGTHQETVTNKNGKATFSQLTFEKPGTYTYKITEVAGSDTNVDYDGMEVTLTVTVTQNAQDKLEVGAVYTSTGGHAEGENDKVFNNYVVAPVKTKFDFSKALAGRELKAGEFSFVLKDSTGKILQTKTNTKEGVVAFDDLTFDNTQVGTHKYTVEEVQGSEAGMTYDPMKAEVTITVTKEGHILKATNTLPADTEFNNTFTPSPVKVNLEFDKSLSNGTLNAGNFSFTLTGDNNVNETVTNKANGKINFSELSFDQAGVYNYTVKEVKGNKADVDYDAMTIAVKVTVTKDATTGLLSAKTEMTSTGGEATGADDKIFNNHVVAPVTARFDFSKALAGRKLKAGEFSFVLKNSEGTVLQTKQNDADGKVKFDALTFTNTQVGDHKYTVEEVIPETKEAGMTYDTMKANVTVTVTKSGHALTAVAILPADKEFNNTFTPAATQAQFRFTKRLEGKTLEDNAFTFELLENGNVIQTKQNAADGSIQFDAIPYAVAGTHTYTVREKAGTDTNIDYDSMNAVVTVNVTKDAQTGLLNAAVTMPEDTEFNNYAVAPVTAQFDFSKALAGRKLKDGEFSFVLKDAEGNTLQTKTNDADGKVKFDALTFTNTQVGVHKYTVEEVAGSEAGMEYDPMKAEVTITVTKSGHALTATKALPTDTEFNNTFTPAATNAQFRFTKKLEGKELTKDAFTFELLENGNVIQTKKNAADGSITFDAIEYNAVGEHTYTVREVAGTDTNIDYDSMNAVVTVNVTKDAASGILTANVTMPEDTEFNNYHVAPVVARFDFTKKLAGRKLAAGEFSFVLKDAEGNTLQTKTNDADGKVKFDALTFTNTQVGVHKYTVEEVAGSEAGMEYDPMKAEVTITVTKSGHALTATKALPTDTEFNNTFTPAATNAQFRFTKKLEGKELTKDAFAFELLENGNVIQTKKNAADGSITFDAIEYNAVGEHTYTVREVAGTDTNIDYDSMNAVVTVNVTKDAASGILTANVTVPEDTEFNNYHVAPVVARFDFTKKLAGRKLAAGEFSFVLKDSTGKEVETVKNDEDGNVTFSELSFDNTKVGTHTYTVEEVIHENKEYGMTYDQMKATVTVEVAKNGHTLTTVTNVTSTGGKNADGNATDGTADKEFNNKVTPPETPEFQPEKFVVSKEKYDITGNKLMDDDDELSNEYTETNADPYVDKTTNNELENLNTKTVKRGSKLVYQVWLDTTKFTEANNIQYVGVSDTYDAEKLDVNAADIKAYDSVTGDDVTAKFDIKVENGTITATSKEEFIKDKVNAPVIDTTKFAFGRYYKFDILATVKESVKAGADIENTANQTVHVYNPVSKTVEKPEKPTQKRVNSVPVPVEMNFTKRLEGRELQENEFEFVLKKDGVEVERVKNDAAGKIVFKTLEFGRDDLGKTYNYTVEETPGTDATVTYDTMVATVKVVVSHDGTAKAIVANVTDVADKEFNNVVTPPEEPKFQPEKYVVSEEKFDITGDKLVDDDKELADKYADTNANPYADDASNNESQNLNTKTVKRGDKLVYQVWLDTTQFDAANKDNIQSVGISDDYDETKLDLDSTKIKAYDSVTSDDVTEKFDIAVNNGVITATLKAGFTKSLGDAENTQVIDTTKFAFGRYYKFDIPTTVKADVAAGADIENKAAQVVNYYNPVSKTVEKPNKPTEKRVNSVPISVEFNFTKKLEGRELKANEFSFVLKDSTGKVVETVTNDAAGNVKFSALTFKKGQEGVHNYTVEEVAGTDATVTYDTMKANVTVTVSHDGTAKVLVATVGNIADKEFNNVVTPPEEPKFQPEKYVVSEEKFDITGDKLVDDDKELADKYADTNANPYADDASNNEAQNLNTKTVKRGDKLVYQVWLDTTKFDAANKDNIQSVGISDDYDETKLDLDSTKIKAYDSVTGDDVTAKFDITVNNGVITATLKAGFTKSLGDAENTQVIDTTKFAFGRYYKFDIPTTVKTDVPGGVDIENTAAQVVNYYNPTTKKVETPNKPTQKRVNSVPVQVEFNFTKRLEGRELKANEFSFVLKDSEGKTLETVSNDAAGNVKFKALKFKKGEEGVHNYTVEEVAGTDATVTYDTMKANVTVTVSHDGTAKVLVATVGDIADKEFNNRVTPPEEPKFQPEKYVVSEEKFDITGDKLVDDDKELADKVADTNANPYADDASNNEAQNLNTKTVKRGDKLVYQVWLDTTKFDAANKDNIQSVGISDDYDETKLDLDSTKIKAYDSVTGDDVTAKFDIAVNNGVITATLKAGFTKSLGDAENTQVIDTTKFAFGRYYKFDIPTTVKADVPGGVDIENTAAQVVNYYNPTSKTVEKPSKPTEKRVNSVPVQVEFNFTKRLEGRELKANEFSFVLKDSEGKTLETVKNDASGNVKFSALEFKKGQEGVHNYTVEEVKGSDATVTYDTMKANVTVTVKHDGTAKVLIATVGDIADKEFNNKVTPPETPEFNPEKYILNEEKFDITGNKLLDDDKELTDKVADTNKDPYVDKVDNNEKQNINTQTLHKGDKVVYQVWLDTTKFTEAHNIQSVGITDKYDSENLDVNVAEIKAYDSVTGEDVTAKFDISIVDGVITATSKADLTKSLGDAENTQVIDTAKLAFGRYYKFDIPARIKGTAKEGVDIENTASQIVHQYDPTKKSVEKPEKPTEKRVVNIPVKVEFNFTKKLEGRALKAGEFSFVLKDKDGNVIETVSNDSEGKIKFSALEFKRGQEGTYIYHVEEVKGTEAGVEYDKMVATVGVTVTKEGKVLTLTSQMPEDTEFNNKVTPPTPPTPPTPPTPPTPPTPPTPPTPPTPPTPPTPPTPPTPPTPPTPPTPPTPPTPVTPPTPEKPKGPELPNTGEQSKSGLVVLGAALGLVGLGLVAKRKKEDEA from the coding sequence ATGATAAGAAGAGAGCAACAACGATTTTCTTTAAGAAAATATAAAGTTGGGGTCGCATCAGTTTTCTTAGGAACAACCCTTAGCTTTTTGATGGCTAACGGTAGTGCTGTAAAAGCATCTGAGATTGTAGCACAAAGAAATCCTGGAGAGAATACTGAACTCATCGACAAAAATCAGTCGAAAGAGTCAGCCGCCGACGTTGAGAATACAGTTGTTACCGAATCTTTAGAAGCTACGTTAGAACCTTCAACACCTGAAGTTAAGCCTGAAGAAGCAAAATCAGAATCAACTGAAGCAAAATCTGAAGAAACAAAAGCTGAAAAAACTGAGGAAAAACCATCTGGTAGTTCTGAGGCGAAATCAGAGTCTTCTAAACCGGTAGCAAGTGAACCAAAAACAGTAGAAACTGTAGTAGCTAAGCCTAAGGCAGAAGAAAAAACTGAATCTAAACCAGAGGAAAAATCTGAGCCCAAAGCAGAACTTTCAGCTGTAACAGAGGCAACTATCCTTGATACTAATGCTAGAGCAACTAAGGTTGAGGAAAAACCACTCGTTGATAAAGCAACCCTTGCCTTAGCAGCGGAAAATACTGTGAATGCTGGTGCTTTGGCTACAGATGGTGGTCGTCGCCGTCGCCGTGCTGCAACTGACCATAATACAGAAGCATTAGCAACTACAACCACACTTAAAGAAGGTGAAACAGCAGATCCGGATATGTCAGATCCTGTTGGTGCATCTGTTAGGTCTCAAAATGTCCCATCAGGCTATCAGCGAAAAGAAGGTGATGTTTATACTTTTAGTATACTTGACCTTACAAGATTTAATCAACGCTACAATACTAACTACTATGTCCGCATCTATAAAAACTTTAGTACGTCAACAGATTCTGTCGTTGAACTAATCGATAAGAATACAGGTGCTATTGTAGAAACAAAGACAATCACTGCAACAAGTGGTGTTCAGCAGTTCTCTACGACAACAGCTAAGTCAAACTCTGAGTTGACCTTCCAAGTTGACTATCAGACTTCTACAGCAGCAGATAAAACAGCTCAGCCTTTTCTACAAACAGGCTATAAGGTAGCTGATAAAATTGCATCTCTAGTAAAGCCTGGTCATGAACTTACACCAACAGAACAAGCACTTTATAACGCAGTTTATAATGCTCGTACAACTACTGATATTATAAACGTAGTTGAGCCTACCTATAATGGACGCACGATTACAGATAGTAACTTCAAACTTCCAAAAGTTGTTACCAAAAGCACTTACTATAAAGTAGTCGACAAAGCCAATCCTACCTATAATGCTAGTAAAACAGACACAACAGTTCAAGATTATGAGGCGAATGGTAATGAAGTTGAATTAGCTAAGTATACATTGACAGCTACAGAAGGTCAAAACTTCACTGCTTCAGGTAAACGTCAGTTTGCAGGTTACAAACTCTATCAAGAAGCTTCTGTCGATAGTATGACGGGCTATGTTTCTCGTCCATATGTTGTTGGGACTAAATTCATGGATGCTGAGCGTGCGGGCATCAAGCGTATCAAAGAAATCGTCGGAGAAGATGGTTCAGTTGTCGTTCGTGTCTATCTTCTTGATCCAAAGCAACAAAGCAAGCGTTCTGACGGTTCATTAAGTACAGATGGCTATATGCTCCTTGCAGAAACCAAGCCAATTAAACCAGGGAAATATAACACAGAAGATTTAGTTGTCCAAAAGACACCACTGTACACGATCCCTTTTACTGTTAAAAATGGAGTAAGCTATCCAAACGGTAAGGAAACTGCATTTGGCTTCCAAACAGCTTCAGGATACACACCCAAGAAAACGGTGTTTGTCCCATTCTTAGGAGATAATATAGGACACCTTTCTCCAAATGAACAGTTGGAAAAAGGAAATTTCGGTATTGGTACAAACGTTGACTTTCTTAATGGATTGACGCCATATACGGAAACAGTTTACTACTATGAAAAAGTAGATCCAGTAACCTACACCCCTGAAGTAAGTAAAGTCCTTGAAGGACGTACTTTAAATGATGGTGATTTTAGCTTTACTCTTAAACAAGAAGGTGGTACACACCAAGAAACTGTTACCAACAAAAATGGTAAGGCAACCTTTAGCCAACTAACATTCGAAAAACCAGGTACTTACACTTATAAGATTACAGAAGTTGCTGGTTCAGATACGAATGTTGACTATGATGGTATGGAGGTTACTCTTACAGTTACCGTTACACAAAATGCTCAGGATAAACTAGAAGTTGGAGCAGTCTATACATCAACAGGTGGTCATGCTGAGGGTGAGAATGACAAGGTCTTCAACAACTATGTTGTAGCTCCAGTTAAGACTAAGTTTGACTTCAGTAAGGCTCTGGCAGGTCGTGAGTTGAAAGCTGGTGAATTCAGCTTCGTATTGAAAGATTCAACTGGTAAGATCCTTCAAACCAAGACAAATACTAAAGAAGGTGTAGTAGCCTTTGATGATTTGACTTTTGACAACACACAAGTTGGTACTCACAAGTACACTGTAGAAGAAGTTCAAGGTTCTGAAGCAGGAATGACTTATGACCCAATGAAAGCTGAAGTAACGATCACTGTTACTAAAGAAGGTCACATTCTTAAAGCAACAAACACACTTCCTGCAGATACAGAATTCAACAATACCTTCACACCATCTCCTGTTAAAGTTAACCTTGAATTTGATAAATCACTTTCAAATGGTACCTTGAATGCTGGAAACTTTAGCTTTACTTTGACTGGTGATAACAATGTTAATGAAACTGTAACAAATAAAGCTAATGGTAAGATTAACTTCAGCGAATTGTCATTTGACCAAGCAGGTGTCTACAACTATACTGTAAAAGAAGTGAAGGGCAATAAAGCCGATGTAGACTATGATGCAATGACAATCGCAGTTAAAGTAACTGTAACCAAAGATGCAACTACTGGTCTTTTGTCAGCTAAAACTGAAATGACTTCAACAGGTGGTGAAGCAACTGGTGCAGATGATAAAATCTTTAACAACCATGTAGTGGCACCAGTAACAGCTCGATTTGACTTCAGCAAAGCTCTTGCAGGCCGTAAACTTAAAGCAGGCGAATTCAGTTTTGTCTTGAAAAATTCTGAAGGAACAGTTCTTCAAACCAAGCAAAATGATGCTGATGGAAAAGTTAAGTTTGATGCTTTAACATTTACAAATACTCAAGTTGGAGATCATAAGTACACTGTAGAAGAAGTTATCCCAGAAACTAAAGAAGCTGGTATGACTTATGACACCATGAAGGCTAACGTGACAGTTACTGTTACCAAATCAGGTCATGCACTTACAGCTGTAGCAATACTTCCAGCAGATAAAGAGTTCAACAATACTTTCACACCTGCTGCAACACAAGCGCAATTCCGCTTCACAAAACGTTTGGAAGGTAAGACTCTTGAAGACAATGCCTTCACATTCGAATTGCTTGAAAATGGCAATGTGATTCAAACCAAACAAAATGCGGCTGATGGTTCAATCCAATTCGATGCAATCCCATACGCTGTTGCAGGTACACATACTTACACTGTACGTGAAAAAGCTGGAACAGATACCAACATCGATTACGATTCAATGAACGCAGTTGTGACTGTCAATGTCACAAAAGACGCACAAACTGGTCTTTTGAACGCTGCAGTTACTATGCCAGAAGATACTGAATTCAACAACTATGCAGTAGCTCCAGTCACCGCTCAATTTGACTTCAGCAAAGCTCTTGCAGGACGTAAACTTAAAGATGGTGAATTTAGCTTCGTATTGAAAGATGCTGAAGGAAATACCCTTCAAACTAAGACAAACGATGCTGATGGTAAAGTGAAATTCGATGCCTTGACATTTACCAATACTCAAGTGGGTGTTCATAAGTACACTGTAGAAGAAGTAGCTGGATCAGAAGCTGGTATGGAATATGACCCAATGAAGGCTGAAGTAACGATCACAGTTACTAAGTCAGGTCATGCTCTTACAGCAACAAAAGCTCTTCCAACCGATACAGAGTTCAACAATACCTTCACACCTGCTGCAACCAATGCTCAATTCCGATTCACTAAGAAATTGGAAGGTAAAGAGCTTACTAAGGATGCCTTCACATTTGAGTTGCTTGAAAACGGTAATGTCATCCAAACCAAGAAAAATGCAGCAGATGGATCTATCACATTTGATGCAATTGAATACAACGCTGTAGGTGAACACACTTACACTGTACGTGAAGTAGCTGGAACAGATACAAACATCGACTACGATTCAATGAATGCAGTCGTTACAGTGAATGTAACGAAAGATGCTGCATCTGGTATCTTGACTGCTAATGTTACAATGCCTGAAGATACAGAGTTTAACAACTATCATGTGGCTCCAGTCGTTGCAAGATTTGACTTTACTAAGAAATTAGCTGGACGTAAATTGGCAGCAGGTGAATTCAGCTTCGTATTGAAAGATGCTGAAGGAAATACCCTTCAAACTAAGACAAACGATGCTGATGGTAAAGTGAAATTCGATGCCTTGACATTTACCAATACTCAAGTGGGTGTTCATAAGTACACTGTAGAAGAAGTAGCTGGATCAGAAGCTGGTATGGAATATGACCCAATGAAGGCTGAAGTAACGATCACAGTTACTAAGTCAGGTCATGCTCTTACAGCAACAAAAGCTCTTCCAACCGATACAGAGTTCAACAATACCTTCACACCTGCTGCAACCAATGCTCAATTCCGATTCACTAAGAAATTGGAAGGTAAAGAGCTTACTAAGGATGCCTTCGCATTTGAGTTGCTTGAAAACGGTAATGTCATCCAAACCAAGAAAAATGCAGCAGATGGATCTATCACATTTGATGCAATTGAATACAACGCTGTAGGTGAACACACTTACACTGTACGTGAAGTAGCTGGAACAGATACAAACATCGACTACGATTCAATGAATGCAGTCGTTACAGTGAATGTAACGAAAGATGCTGCATCTGGTATTTTGACTGCTAATGTTACAGTGCCTGAAGATACAGAGTTTAACAACTATCATGTGGCTCCAGTCGTTGCAAGATTTGACTTTACTAAGAAATTAGCTGGACGTAAATTGGCAGCAGGTGAATTCAGCTTCGTATTGAAAGATTCAACTGGTAAAGAAGTTGAAACAGTGAAGAATGATGAAGATGGTAATGTCACTTTCTCAGAATTGTCATTTGATAACACGAAAGTTGGTACTCATACTTATACTGTAGAAGAAGTTATTCATGAAAACAAAGAATACGGAATGACCTATGACCAAATGAAGGCGACTGTTACAGTTGAAGTTGCTAAGAATGGTCACACCTTGACTACCGTTACAAATGTTACCTCAACTGGCGGTAAAAATGCTGACGGCAATGCAACTGACGGTACTGCAGATAAAGAATTCAACAACAAAGTCACTCCACCAGAAACTCCAGAATTCCAACCAGAAAAATTTGTCGTTTCTAAAGAGAAATATGACATCACTGGTAACAAGTTGATGGATGACGACGATGAGTTGAGCAATGAGTACACTGAAACAAATGCGGATCCATATGTAGACAAGACAACTAACAATGAACTAGAAAACTTAAATACTAAGACAGTTAAACGTGGTTCTAAATTGGTTTACCAAGTATGGCTTGATACTACTAAATTCACTGAAGCAAACAACATCCAATACGTTGGTGTATCTGATACATACGATGCAGAAAAATTGGACGTTAACGCGGCTGATATCAAAGCTTACGATTCAGTAACAGGTGATGATGTAACAGCTAAATTCGACATCAAAGTTGAAAATGGCACCATCACTGCAACTTCTAAAGAAGAATTTATCAAAGATAAAGTTAATGCTCCTGTTATCGACACCACTAAGTTCGCATTTGGACGTTACTATAAATTTGATATCCTAGCGACTGTGAAAGAATCAGTTAAAGCTGGTGCTGATATTGAAAATACAGCTAACCAAACTGTTCACGTTTACAACCCAGTAAGCAAGACAGTTGAAAAACCAGAAAAACCTACTCAAAAACGTGTGAACAGCGTTCCAGTTCCAGTGGAAATGAACTTCACGAAACGTTTGGAAGGCCGTGAACTTCAAGAGAACGAATTCGAATTCGTATTGAAGAAAGACGGTGTTGAAGTAGAACGCGTGAAGAATGACGCGGCTGGTAAGATTGTCTTCAAGACTCTTGAGTTCGGACGTGATGATCTTGGTAAGACTTATAACTACACTGTAGAAGAAACTCCTGGTACAGATGCAACTGTTACATATGACACAATGGTTGCTACTGTTAAAGTTGTGGTATCACATGATGGTACTGCTAAAGCGATCGTTGCGAACGTAACGGATGTTGCGGATAAAGAGTTCAACAACGTCGTAACTCCTCCAGAAGAACCTAAGTTCCAACCAGAGAAATACGTTGTTTCTGAAGAGAAATTCGATATCACAGGCGACAAGCTCGTTGACGATGACAAAGAATTGGCAGATAAGTACGCAGATACAAATGCCAACCCATATGCGGATGATGCATCAAACAATGAATCTCAAAACTTGAATACGAAGACTGTTAAACGTGGCGACAAGTTGGTTTACCAAGTATGGTTGGATACAACTCAATTCGACGCAGCTAACAAGGACAACATCCAATCAGTAGGAATCTCAGATGACTACGATGAAACTAAGTTGGATCTTGATTCTACTAAGATCAAAGCTTACGATTCAGTAACAAGTGATGATGTCACAGAAAAATTCGATATCGCTGTGAACAACGGTGTGATCACTGCAACCCTTAAAGCTGGCTTCACGAAGTCACTTGGCGATGCAGAAAATACACAAGTCATCGATACAACTAAGTTCGCATTTGGACGTTACTACAAGTTCGACATCCCAACAACAGTGAAAGCTGATGTGGCAGCTGGTGCAGATATCGAAAACAAAGCAGCCCAAGTTGTTAACTACTACAACCCAGTAAGCAAGACTGTTGAAAAACCAAACAAACCAACTGAAAAACGTGTAAACAGCGTACCAATCTCAGTTGAATTCAACTTCACTAAGAAATTGGAAGGCCGTGAGTTGAAAGCTAACGAATTCAGCTTCGTCCTTAAAGATTCAACAGGTAAAGTTGTTGAAACTGTAACGAACGATGCGGCAGGAAACGTTAAGTTCTCAGCTCTTACATTCAAGAAGGGTCAAGAAGGCGTTCATAATTACACAGTAGAAGAAGTAGCTGGAACAGACGCAACCGTTACCTACGACACCATGAAAGCGAATGTAACAGTAACTGTTTCTCACGATGGAACAGCTAAAGTTCTTGTAGCAACTGTTGGCAATATCGCTGATAAAGAGTTCAACAACGTCGTAACTCCTCCAGAAGAACCTAAGTTCCAACCAGAGAAATACGTTGTTTCTGAAGAGAAATTCGATATCACAGGCGACAAGCTCGTTGACGATGACAAAGAATTGGCAGATAAGTACGCAGATACAAATGCCAACCCATATGCGGATGATGCATCAAACAACGAAGCTCAAAACTTGAATACGAAGACTGTTAAACGTGGCGATAAATTGGTTTACCAAGTTTGGTTGGATACAACTAAATTTGACGCAGCTAACAAGGACAACATCCAATCAGTAGGAATCTCAGATGACTACGATGAAACTAAGTTGGATCTTGATTCTACTAAGATCAAAGCTTATGATTCAGTAACAGGTGATGATGTCACAGCTAAATTCGATATCACTGTGAACAATGGTGTGATCACTGCAACCCTTAAAGCTGGCTTCACGAAGTCACTTGGCGATGCAGAAAACACACAAGTGATCGATACAACTAAGTTCGCCTTCGGACGTTACTACAAGTTCGACATCCCAACAACAGTTAAAACTGATGTTCCTGGCGGAGTAGATATCGAAAATACTGCGGCTCAAGTAGTGAACTACTACAACCCAACAACTAAGAAAGTTGAAACTCCAAACAAACCTACTCAAAAACGTGTAAACAGCGTACCAGTACAAGTAGAATTCAACTTCACTAAACGTTTGGAAGGCCGTGAACTTAAAGCGAACGAATTCAGCTTCGTGCTTAAAGATTCAGAAGGTAAGACTCTTGAAACTGTAAGCAACGATGCGGCTGGTAACGTTAAGTTCAAAGCTCTTAAATTCAAGAAGGGTGAAGAAGGCGTTCACAACTACACAGTTGAAGAGGTAGCTGGAACAGACGCAACCGTTACATACGATACTATGAAAGCGAATGTAACAGTAACTGTTTCTCACGATGGAACAGCTAAAGTTCTTGTGGCAACTGTTGGCGATATCGCTGATAAAGAATTCAACAACCGCGTAACTCCTCCAGAAGAACCTAAGTTCCAACCAGAGAAATACGTTGTTTCTGAAGAGAAATTCGATATCACAGGCGACAAGCTCGTTGACGATGACAAAGAATTGGCAGATAAGGTCGCAGATACAAATGCCAACCCATATGCGGATGATGCATCAAACAACGAAGCTCAAAACTTGAATACGAAGACTGTTAAACGTGGCGATAAATTGGTTTATCAAGTTTGGTTGGATACAACTAAATTTGACGCAGCTAATAAGGACAACATCCAATCAGTAGGAATTTCAGATGACTACGACGAAACTAAGTTGGATCTTGATTCTACTAAGATCAAAGCTTACGATTCAGTAACAGGTGATGATGTCACAGCTAAATTCGATATCGCTGTGAACAATGGTGTGATCACTGCAACCCTTAAAGCTGGCTTCACGAAGTCACTTGGCGACGCAGAAAACACTCAAGTGATCGACACAACTAAATTCGCCTTCGGACGTTACTACAAGTTTGACATCCCAACAACAGTGAAAGCTGATGTTCCTGGCGGAGTAGATATCGAAAATACTGCGGCTCAAGTAGTCAACTACTACAACCCAACTTCTAAGACAGTTGAAAAACCAAGCAAACCAACTGAAAAACGTGTGAATAGCGTACCAGTACAAGTAGAATTCAACTTCACTAAACGCTTGGAAGGTCGTGAGTTGAAAGCGAACGAATTCAGCTTCGTTCTTAAAGATTCAGAAGGTAAGACTCTTGAAACTGTGAAGAACGATGCATCTGGTAACGTTAAGTTCTCAGCTCTTGAATTCAAGAAAGGTCAAGAAGGCGTACACAACTACACAGTAGAAGAAGTTAAAGGATCTGACGCAACCGTTACATACGACACTATGAAAGCGAATGTAACAGTTACAGTGAAACACGATGGAACAGCTAAAGTTCTTATCGCGACTGTAGGCGACATTGCGGATAAAGAGTTCAACAACAAGGTGACTCCACCAGAAACTCCTGAGTTCAATCCAGAGAAATATATTCTTAATGAAGAGAAATTTGATATCACTGGAAATAAACTCCTTGATGATGATAAAGAGTTGACTGATAAAGTAGCTGATACCAACAAAGATCCATACGTGGACAAAGTTGATAATAATGAAAAGCAAAATATCAATACTCAAACACTCCATAAGGGTGATAAGGTTGTTTACCAAGTATGGTTAGATACAACTAAATTCACTGAAGCTCACAATATTCAATCTGTTGGTATTACAGATAAATATGATAGCGAAAACTTGGATGTTAATGTAGCTGAAATTAAGGCTTATGATTCAGTAACTGGTGAAGATGTAACAGCTAAGTTTGATATCTCAATTGTGGATGGTGTCATTACTGCTACATCTAAGGCTGACTTGACTAAGTCACTTGGAGATGCAGAAAATACTCAAGTAATCGACACTGCTAAATTAGCATTTGGACGTTACTACAAGTTTGATATTCCAGCACGTATCAAGGGAACTGCTAAAGAAGGTGTAGATATTGAAAATACAGCTTCTCAAATTGTTCACCAATATGATCCAACTAAGAAATCAGTTGAAAAACCAGAAAAACCAACTGAAAAACGTGTTGTTAATATTCCAGTGAAAGTTGAATTCAACTTCACGAAGAAATTGGAAGGTCGTGCGTTGAAGGCTGGTGAATTCAGCTTCGTATTGAAAGACAAAGATGGTAACGTGATTGAAACCGTAAGTAACGATTCTGAAGGTAAGATCAAGTTCTCAGCTCTTGAGTTCAAACGTGGTCAAGAAGGTACTTATATCTATCATGTAGAAGAAGTGAAAGGTACAGAGGCTGGGGTTGAGTACGATAAGATGGTAGCTACTGTTGGAGTTACTGTGACGAAAGAAGGTAAAGTATTAACTCTTACTTCACAAATGCCTGAAGATACTGAGTTTAACAACAAGGTAACACCACCAACACCGCCAACACCGCCAACACCGCCAACACCGCCAACACCGCCAACACCGCCAACACCGCCAACACCGCCAACACCGCCAACACCACCAACACCACCAACACCACCAACACCGCCAACACCGCCAACACCGCCAACACCACCAACACCGCCAACACCAGTAACACCACCAACACCAGAAAAACCTAAAGGTCCTGAGTTGCCAAACACTGGTGAACAATCTAAATCTGGACTTGTTGTACTTGGTGCTGCACTTGGTCTGGTAGGTCTAGGTTTGGTTGCAAAACGCAAAAAAGAAGATGAAGCTTAA